One genomic segment of Salinigranum rubrum includes these proteins:
- a CDS encoding helix-turn-helix transcriptional regulator: MSAAEAEAELADDERRALELIREEGGIHQSDFWKALDISSRKGSRIAEKLEGFGLIQRSSTVYDGHNTYYLEPAPRDLEFSLLMAGDLLSPFIGEEEVNSNSDAFSQWLMNLAYEEYDL; this comes from the coding sequence ATGAGCGCGGCCGAAGCCGAGGCGGAACTCGCTGACGACGAGCGTCGGGCACTCGAACTCATCCGCGAGGAGGGTGGGATCCACCAGAGCGACTTCTGGAAGGCGCTGGACATCTCCTCGCGCAAGGGGAGTCGAATCGCGGAGAAGCTCGAAGGGTTCGGGCTCATTCAGCGATCCAGCACCGTCTACGACGGGCACAACACGTACTACCTCGAACCCGCCCCGCGCGACCTCGAGTTCTCCCTCCTGATGGCGGGCGACCTGCTCTCCCCGTTCATCGGTGAGGAGGAGGTCAACTCGAACAGCGACGCGTTCTCACAGTGGCTGATGAACCTCGCGTACGAGGAGTACGACCTCTGA
- the psmA gene encoding archaeal proteasome endopeptidase complex subunit alpha has protein sequence MQGQAQQQAYDRGITIFSPDGRLYQVEYAREAVKRGTASIGIRTPEGVVLAADKRSRSPLMEPTSVEKIHKADDHIGIASAGHVADARQLIDFARRQAQINQLRYGEPIGIETLTKEITDHIQQYTQVGGARPFGVALLIAGVESGTPRLYETDPSGTPYEWKAVSIGANRGDLQEYLEESYTDELSLDEGVELALKAIASTNDDELAPEGVDVAKVPVEEPVFEELSNDHVESHLAELDLLPSEDEEGDEAA, from the coding sequence ATGCAGGGACAAGCCCAACAGCAGGCGTACGACCGCGGAATCACGATCTTCTCACCTGACGGCCGTCTGTATCAGGTCGAGTACGCCCGTGAAGCCGTCAAGCGGGGGACAGCGAGCATCGGCATCCGGACACCGGAGGGGGTCGTCCTCGCCGCCGACAAGCGTTCGCGCTCCCCGCTGATGGAACCGACGAGCGTCGAGAAGATTCACAAGGCCGACGACCACATCGGCATCGCATCGGCCGGTCACGTCGCGGACGCGCGCCAGCTCATCGACTTCGCGCGCAGACAGGCACAGATAAACCAGCTCCGGTACGGGGAGCCCATCGGCATCGAGACGCTCACCAAGGAGATAACCGACCACATCCAGCAGTACACGCAGGTCGGCGGCGCCCGCCCGTTCGGGGTTGCCCTCCTCATCGCGGGCGTCGAGAGCGGCACGCCCCGGCTGTACGAGACCGACCCATCGGGGACGCCGTACGAGTGGAAGGCCGTCTCCATCGGCGCCAACCGCGGCGACCTCCAGGAGTACCTCGAAGAGTCGTACACGGACGAACTCTCGCTCGACGAGGGCGTCGAACTCGCGCTGAAAGCCATCGCCTCGACGAACGACGACGAACTCGCCCCCGAGGGCGTCGACGTCGCGAAGGTCCCCGTCGAGGAGCCCGTCTTCGAGGAGCTCTCGAACGACCACGTCGAGAGCCACCTCGCCGAACTCGACCTCCTCCCGAGCGAGGACGAAGAGGGAGACGAGGCCGCCTGA
- a CDS encoding Rpp14/Pop5 family protein, whose protein sequence is MKHLPKHLRPRWRYLAVELEGWPDASLSRGAFQREVWYAAQNLVGDVASADADLTVLGFEFHQGRGETLVRARRDEVGVARAVLACVDSVDGHPLGIRVRGVSGTVRAAEERYLNRRPGNPEERTVVADGDARSAVARPPVVDVADPGGFTGTTELDFE, encoded by the coding sequence ATGAAACACCTCCCGAAGCACCTCCGCCCGCGGTGGCGGTACCTCGCCGTCGAACTGGAGGGGTGGCCGGACGCCTCCCTCTCCCGGGGCGCGTTCCAGCGCGAGGTGTGGTACGCCGCGCAGAACCTCGTCGGCGACGTCGCGAGCGCCGACGCGGACCTCACCGTCCTCGGCTTCGAGTTCCACCAGGGAAGGGGCGAGACGCTGGTTCGGGCCCGCCGGGACGAGGTCGGCGTCGCGCGTGCGGTACTCGCGTGCGTCGATTCGGTGGACGGTCACCCTCTCGGGATTCGCGTCCGCGGGGTGTCGGGGACGGTCCGTGCCGCTGAGGAAAGGTATTTAAATCGCCGACCCGGAAATCCCGAGGAGAGAACCGTCGTAGCCGATGGAGACGCTCGGTCGGCCGTGGCCCGTCCACCCGTCGTCGACGTGGCCGACCCGGGCGGCTTCACGGGTACGACCGAACTCGATTTCGAGTGA
- a CDS encoding class I SAM-dependent methyltransferase, whose protein sequence is MKKTLEEHAARFSDLATEYDDNSSEEYLACCDLVVEHAAPGPDDVVLDLGTGTGAIALALSARAGRVVGRDISEGMLDQAREKARERGIENVEFGYGEFRDPRFEGDVDVVTSNFALHHLSDEEKREAVEVIAGLGPRRLVLGDVMFFDEADPDDPFYSPEVDDPATVGTLADIFTDSGFALTAVERVHDQVGVLVGERAGERADE, encoded by the coding sequence ATGAAGAAGACGCTTGAGGAACACGCCGCGCGCTTCTCGGATCTGGCGACGGAGTACGACGACAACTCGTCCGAAGAGTACCTCGCCTGCTGTGACCTCGTCGTCGAACACGCCGCGCCCGGGCCCGACGACGTCGTCCTCGACCTGGGGACCGGGACGGGCGCCATCGCGCTCGCGCTCTCCGCGCGGGCCGGGCGCGTGGTCGGACGCGACATCAGCGAGGGGATGCTCGACCAGGCGCGGGAGAAAGCCCGCGAACGAGGTATCGAGAACGTCGAGTTCGGCTACGGCGAGTTCCGCGACCCGCGCTTCGAAGGAGACGTCGACGTCGTCACCTCGAACTTCGCGCTGCACCACCTCTCGGACGAGGAGAAACGCGAGGCGGTGGAGGTCATCGCCGGCCTCGGCCCGCGTCGACTGGTACTCGGCGACGTGATGTTCTTCGACGAGGCCGACCCCGACGACCCCTTTTACTCCCCCGAGGTGGACGACCCCGCGACGGTCGGGACGTTGGCCGACATCTTCACCGACTCCGGCTTCGCGCTGACCGCCGTCGAGCGCGTCCACGACCAGGTGGGCGTGCTGGTCGGCGAACGGGCCGGCGAACGAGCGGACGAGTGA
- a CDS encoding RNase P subunit p30 family protein, which produces MYEAVYATPGGETTVARYAHAAARYGYDGVVVRATSAPDEGYREAYRRVRERFGTDVVDGVEVVADTPESAAGAVGSQRGSRTLLLVRGGTNRLNRFAVEQARVDVLTRPFDGNDGDGDVNHVLVKAARDNGVRIEFGLGPVLRLDGGRRVKALRKLRKLRELVEAYDAPYVVSATPRSHLQLRAPRELDALGEVLGFEAGAMKEGLREWGRLTERNRHRLSESFIAPGVERGRYEEDA; this is translated from the coding sequence ATGTACGAAGCCGTCTACGCCACACCCGGCGGTGAGACGACCGTCGCGCGGTACGCCCACGCGGCCGCCCGGTACGGCTACGACGGCGTCGTCGTCCGCGCCACGAGCGCGCCAGACGAGGGGTATCGGGAGGCGTACCGGCGCGTCCGCGAACGGTTCGGAACCGACGTCGTCGACGGCGTCGAAGTCGTCGCCGACACCCCGGAGTCGGCGGCGGGGGCCGTCGGCTCACAGCGCGGGTCGCGGACGCTGCTCCTCGTTCGGGGTGGGACGAACAGACTCAACCGGTTCGCCGTGGAGCAAGCGCGGGTCGACGTGCTCACCCGCCCGTTCGACGGGAACGACGGGGACGGCGACGTGAACCACGTCCTCGTGAAGGCCGCCCGCGACAACGGCGTCCGAATCGAGTTCGGCCTGGGGCCGGTCCTCCGGCTCGACGGGGGCCGGCGGGTCAAAGCACTCAGAAAGCTCAGAAAGCTCCGCGAACTCGTCGAGGCGTACGACGCTCCGTACGTCGTCAGCGCGACGCCTCGCTCACACCTCCAGTTGCGTGCGCCGCGCGAACTCGACGCCCTCGGCGAGGTTCTCGGCTTCGAAGCCGGAGCGATGAAAGAGGGGCTCCGCGAGTGGGGTCGGCTCACCGAGCGAAACCGTCACCGACTGTCCGAGTCGTTCATTGCCCCGGGCGTCGAACGTGGTCGGTATGAAGAAGACGCTTGA
- a CDS encoding M20 family metallopeptidase, with amino-acid sequence MTAAGFDPVDFLTSAVRIDSTDEDVAEMRSFLVETLESRDVKVTVDDAGNTLASKGSPSEDCTRHVVLNTHIDTVPPHVPFERDGDVVRGRGSCDAKGPLAALLSAFLAVDPGDARLTLAVTPDEEVLSTGAAALDLDGDLYVVGEPTDLDVCTAAKGRFQGTLSLAGSAAHAAEPDSGVNAVAALESVLKVVREFDAHREAHPELGSATLTPTVVDGGAATNQVPAECALVVDRRSVPPETAEGFRSAFEAAVREAVPAEVGVAFALTDRPTPFLEAFATDPDHELVRTLSAAARDAGGRGGVRPFTAATEASYFAPAPTVVFGPGVLADDEGAVAHADREYVSLRDVRRAAEALTDALSSLVAEGED; translated from the coding sequence GTGACCGCGGCCGGGTTCGACCCCGTCGACTTCCTCACGAGCGCGGTCCGGATCGACTCCACCGACGAGGACGTCGCGGAGATGCGCTCCTTCCTCGTGGAGACGCTCGAATCCAGAGACGTCAAGGTGACCGTCGACGACGCCGGCAACACCCTCGCCTCGAAGGGGTCCCCGTCCGAGGACTGCACGCGACACGTCGTCCTCAACACGCACATCGACACCGTCCCCCCGCACGTGCCGTTCGAGCGCGACGGCGACGTCGTTCGCGGGAGAGGTTCGTGTGACGCGAAGGGGCCGCTCGCGGCGCTTCTCTCCGCGTTTCTGGCCGTGGACCCCGGCGACGCCCGCCTCACCCTCGCGGTCACCCCCGACGAGGAGGTGCTGTCGACGGGCGCGGCCGCGCTCGACCTCGACGGCGACCTGTACGTCGTCGGCGAACCGACCGACCTCGACGTCTGCACCGCGGCGAAGGGTCGGTTTCAGGGGACGCTCTCGCTCGCGGGGAGCGCGGCCCACGCGGCCGAACCCGACTCGGGCGTGAACGCCGTCGCCGCGCTCGAATCGGTCCTGAAAGTCGTCCGCGAGTTCGACGCCCACCGCGAGGCCCATCCCGAGTTGGGGTCGGCGACGCTCACCCCGACGGTGGTCGACGGCGGCGCGGCGACGAACCAGGTGCCCGCCGAGTGCGCGCTCGTCGTGGACCGGCGGAGCGTCCCGCCCGAGACGGCCGAGGGGTTCCGAAGCGCGTTCGAGGCGGCGGTGCGGGAGGCCGTTCCCGCGGAGGTCGGTGTCGCGTTCGCGCTCACGGACCGCCCGACACCCTTCCTGGAGGCGTTCGCGACCGACCCCGACCACGAACTCGTCCGGACGCTGTCGGCGGCGGCGAGAGATGCCGGGGGGCGCGGAGGGGTGCGACCGTTCACCGCCGCGACGGAGGCGTCGTACTTCGCCCCCGCGCCGACGGTCGTCTTCGGTCCCGGCGTGCTGGCGGACGACGAGGGTGCGGTGGCGCACGCCGACCGGGAGTACGTCTCTCTGAGAGACGTCCGCCGGGCGGCCGAGGCGCTGACCGACGCGCTCTCGTCGCTCGTCGCCGAGGGCGAGGACTGA
- the dapF gene encoding diaminopimelate epimerase: MTHHRQTVPFEKYHGTGNDFVVVDADYPVPNRPVFATTYCDRTTGVVDSSSETVGADGVLFLALESSYDPPRVVMTLVQPDGSVAAMCGNGARCAAAWARNRTGADVVMIDTPAGTRRAVLDGDEVTVEMGVPSFEPRDVPLARDEPLVEERVEGLTVTAVDTGVPHAVAFVESVDDVDLESVAPPIRHADLFPRGTNVTVASETEDGFRQRTFERGVEGETRSCGTGAVAVVAVAKRLGLVGDEEVRVSPPGGDLMIRVPDREEATLRGPVVRDFEGELETVPTPEP; encoded by the coding sequence ATGACGCACCACCGCCAAACCGTCCCATTCGAGAAGTACCACGGGACCGGCAACGACTTCGTCGTCGTCGACGCCGACTATCCCGTTCCGAACCGACCGGTCTTCGCGACCACGTACTGCGACCGAACCACCGGCGTCGTCGATTCGAGTTCAGAGACCGTCGGCGCCGACGGCGTCCTCTTCCTCGCGTTGGAGTCGAGCTACGACCCGCCGCGGGTGGTCATGACGCTCGTCCAGCCGGACGGCTCCGTCGCCGCCATGTGCGGCAACGGCGCCCGCTGTGCGGCCGCGTGGGCGCGGAACCGAACCGGCGCCGACGTCGTCATGATCGACACGCCCGCGGGGACCCGCCGGGCCGTCCTCGACGGCGACGAGGTCACCGTCGAGATGGGCGTCCCCTCGTTCGAACCGCGCGACGTTCCACTCGCGCGGGACGAACCGCTCGTCGAGGAGCGGGTCGAGGGCCTCACCGTCACCGCGGTGGACACGGGCGTCCCCCACGCCGTCGCGTTCGTCGAGAGCGTCGACGACGTCGACCTCGAATCGGTCGCGCCGCCGATCAGACACGCCGACCTGTTCCCGCGGGGGACGAACGTCACCGTCGCCTCGGAGACCGAGGACGGCTTCCGCCAGCGGACGTTCGAGCGGGGCGTCGAGGGCGAGACGCGCTCCTGCGGGACGGGTGCGGTCGCCGTCGTCGCCGTCGCGAAACGGCTCGGGCTAGTGGGTGACGAAGAGGTCCGGGTCTCACCGCCCGGCGGCGACCTGATGATTCGCGTTCCGGACCGGGAGGAGGCGACGCTCCGAGGGCCCGTGGTACGGGACTTCGAGGGCGAACTCGAAACGGTCCCGACGCCCGAGCCGTGA
- the lysA gene encoding diaminopimelate decarboxylase: MSTGTGEGETAPDGESESENPPVRRLSAWDAADLEELAATYETPLYVMDLGRVRENCRRLREAFPDADVRYAAKAHTGRAVFEAVRQEGLGIECASAGEVERAFAAGASGSEVQYTAVNPPDGDLDLVVQRWEDDPDLTVTVGARDTVERLRERGFDGRLCVRVNPGVGAGHHAKVTTGGHAKFGVPYSEAESVVLDARDDFDVVGIHAHAGSGISGDDLSAHREVVRRMGDLARAVEEETDLEFVDVGGGFGVPYREDEPALDLPAVAEATREALGDVDAQLAVEPGRYVVADAGVLLATVNTVKESEEYETVVGIDAGMTTLLRPAMYDAYHAIRNLSAGEDRNATSVTVAGPICETSDVLCEHRPLAAPARGDVLAVGNAGAYGYEMASTYNSRPRPAEVVLDPEPRLARRRESLAALTELEQ; encoded by the coding sequence ATGAGCACGGGGACGGGCGAGGGAGAAACGGCCCCCGATGGTGAGAGCGAGAGCGAGAACCCGCCGGTCCGACGGCTGTCGGCGTGGGACGCCGCCGACCTGGAGGAACTGGCCGCCACCTACGAGACGCCGCTGTACGTGATGGACCTCGGACGCGTTCGCGAGAACTGCCGCCGCCTCCGGGAAGCGTTCCCCGACGCGGACGTCCGGTACGCCGCGAAGGCGCACACCGGCCGGGCGGTCTTCGAAGCCGTCCGCCAGGAAGGCCTCGGCATCGAGTGCGCCTCCGCGGGCGAGGTCGAGCGCGCGTTCGCCGCCGGGGCGAGCGGGTCGGAGGTGCAGTACACCGCGGTCAACCCGCCGGACGGGGACCTCGACCTCGTCGTCCAGCGGTGGGAAGACGACCCAGACCTGACGGTCACGGTCGGCGCGCGCGACACCGTCGAGCGCCTCCGCGAGCGGGGGTTCGACGGACGGCTCTGCGTCCGCGTCAACCCCGGCGTCGGCGCGGGCCACCACGCGAAGGTGACGACCGGCGGCCACGCCAAGTTCGGCGTCCCGTACTCCGAGGCCGAGTCGGTGGTGCTCGACGCGCGCGACGACTTCGACGTCGTCGGCATCCACGCCCACGCGGGGTCGGGAATCTCGGGCGACGACCTCTCGGCGCACCGAGAAGTCGTCCGACGGATGGGTGACCTCGCTCGGGCCGTCGAGGAGGAAACCGACCTGGAGTTCGTCGACGTCGGCGGGGGCTTCGGCGTCCCCTACCGGGAGGACGAACCCGCCCTGGACCTCCCCGCCGTCGCCGAGGCGACCCGCGAAGCGCTCGGCGACGTGGACGCCCAACTCGCCGTCGAACCGGGACGGTACGTCGTCGCCGACGCGGGCGTGCTGCTGGCGACGGTGAACACCGTGAAAGAGTCCGAAGAGTACGAGACGGTCGTCGGCATCGACGCCGGCATGACGACCCTGCTCCGCCCGGCGATGTACGACGCGTACCACGCCATCCGGAACCTGTCAGCAGGCGAGGATAGAAACGCAACGTCCGTCACGGTCGCTGGACCTATATGCGAGACGAGCGACGTGCTATGTGAGCACAGACCGCTCGCCGCTCCCGCGCGAGGCGACGTCCTCGCGGTCGGGAACGCGGGCGCGTACGGCTACGAGATGGCGTCGACGTACAACTCCCGGCCGCGGCCCGCAGAGGTCGTCCTCGACCCGGAGCCCCGTCTCGCCCGCCGACGCGAATCGCTCGCGGCACTGACCGAGCTAGAACAATGA
- a CDS encoding 2,3,4,5-tetrahydropyridine-2,6-dicarboxylate N-succinyltransferase, which produces MTLQTEVESLWERYAADEVDAESTTASEIETLDAFLAALESGEARAAEKTGSDVESWEANAWVKQGILLNFGLRETHPREYGDVTYHDVLPLRETDDLADKGTRNTPDGTVIRRGAFLGQDCIMMSPSFVNIGAYVGDGTLVDSCDTVGSCAQIGEDVKLGANTLIGGVLEPVEDAPVVLEDGVSLGAGCRVTSGFRVGENTIVGENTLLTPRIPVYDLVDEEVIYGHLPSERRAFTRMVESSIGDHDLFAGSAYKPAVVALDIEDDTRDATRREEALRE; this is translated from the coding sequence ATGACACTCCAGACCGAGGTCGAATCCCTCTGGGAACGGTACGCCGCGGACGAGGTCGACGCGGAGTCGACCACCGCGTCGGAGATCGAGACGCTCGACGCGTTCCTCGCTGCCCTCGAATCGGGGGAGGCGCGCGCCGCCGAGAAGACCGGGTCCGACGTCGAAAGCTGGGAGGCGAACGCGTGGGTCAAGCAGGGTATCCTCCTCAACTTCGGCCTGCGCGAGACCCACCCCCGCGAGTACGGCGACGTGACGTACCACGACGTCCTCCCCCTCCGGGAGACGGACGACCTCGCCGACAAGGGGACGCGAAACACGCCCGACGGGACCGTCATCCGGCGCGGGGCCTTTTTAGGCCAGGACTGCATCATGATGTCGCCCTCGTTCGTCAACATCGGTGCGTACGTCGGCGACGGCACGCTCGTCGACTCCTGTGACACCGTCGGCTCCTGCGCGCAGATCGGCGAGGACGTCAAACTCGGCGCGAACACGCTCATCGGCGGCGTCCTCGAACCGGTCGAGGACGCGCCGGTCGTCCTCGAAGACGGCGTCTCGCTGGGTGCGGGCTGTCGAGTCACCTCCGGGTTCCGCGTGGGAGAGAACACCATCGTCGGCGAGAACACGCTTCTCACGCCGCGCATTCCGGTGTACGACCTCGTCGATGAGGAGGTCATCTACGGCCACCTCCCCTCGGAGCGCCGGGCGTTCACCCGGATGGTCGAGTCCTCCATCGGCGACCACGACCTCTTCGCCGGGAGCGCGTACAAACCCGCCGTCGTCGCTCTCGACATCGAGGACGACACGCGCGACGCCACGAGACGGGAGGAGGCTCTGCGGGAATGA
- the dapB gene encoding 4-hydroxy-tetrahydrodipicolinate reductase, which yields MSEVPRVAVTGATGRMGGELLALASAREDLDLVLAVSRSAGDENEDTEEIEGVPIGDADALGRLLVENDVDVLVDFTAPGSSAEYVAACADAEVAAVVGTTGFSEDEEATLHRASESVPVLKASNFSRGIAALRRAVREAVAALPGFDVEVTETHHNGKRDAPSGTANTILDDIDELRSSVHQTSSGDIDEGRGDHPRVHGREGDQPREAGEIGVHARRAGGIPGEHDVLLGGDHEYLSLSHTALDRGVFADGALDAAVWLSGREAGWYDFGAVINDEE from the coding sequence GTGAGCGAGGTCCCTCGAGTCGCGGTGACGGGCGCGACCGGTCGGATGGGGGGCGAACTGCTCGCGCTCGCGTCGGCCCGCGAGGACCTCGACCTCGTGCTCGCAGTGAGTCGCTCGGCGGGGGACGAGAACGAGGATACGGAGGAAATCGAGGGCGTCCCTATCGGCGACGCCGACGCGCTGGGACGGCTACTCGTCGAGAACGACGTCGACGTCCTCGTCGACTTCACCGCGCCGGGGTCCAGCGCCGAGTACGTCGCCGCCTGCGCCGACGCCGAGGTGGCCGCCGTCGTCGGTACGACGGGCTTCTCGGAGGACGAGGAGGCGACGCTCCACCGGGCCAGCGAGTCGGTCCCCGTCCTGAAGGCGTCGAACTTCTCGCGCGGCATCGCGGCCCTCCGCCGGGCGGTCCGCGAGGCCGTCGCGGCGCTCCCCGGCTTCGACGTCGAAGTCACCGAGACGCACCACAACGGCAAGCGCGACGCCCCGTCGGGGACGGCGAACACGATTCTGGACGACATCGACGAACTCCGTTCGTCGGTCCACCAGACGTCGTCGGGTGACATCGACGAGGGACGCGGCGACCACCCGCGCGTCCACGGCCGCGAGGGCGACCAGCCCCGCGAAGCGGGCGAAATCGGCGTTCACGCCCGCCGCGCCGGTGGCATCCCCGGCGAGCACGACGTGCTCCTGGGCGGGGACCACGAGTACCTCTCGCTGTCCCATACGGCGCTCGACCGGGGCGTGTTCGCCGACGGCGCGCTCGACGCGGCTGTCTGGCTCTCTGGGAGAGAGGCAGGATGGTACGACTTCGGTGCCGTAATCAACGATGAGGAGTGA
- the dapA gene encoding 4-hydroxy-tetrahydrodipicolinate synthase, whose amino-acid sequence MTIDEFRGVYPAMCTPFHEDDSIDFETLRADARRLVDAGVDGLVPVGSTGESATLSHDEHIEVVECVVGEVGDEVPIIAGSGSNNTREALDLSQRSADAGADGLLLISPYYNKPEPAGFVEHYRTIADAVDLPQIVYNVPSRTGRNILPDTAVELASHPNIQGYKAASGDLNQISEVVERTRDEDFQVLSGDDGLTLPVISVGGTGTISVAANIEPAQTVAMVHAALNGDYERARELHHRLAPLFRQLFVETNPIPVKEAMGIRGYSEPHLRLPLTRLSEEHVADLERVLDDLEQERVAAEADQ is encoded by the coding sequence ATGACGATAGACGAATTCCGCGGCGTGTACCCGGCGATGTGCACGCCGTTCCACGAGGACGACAGCATCGACTTCGAGACCCTTCGCGCGGACGCCCGACGACTCGTCGACGCCGGCGTCGACGGCCTCGTCCCGGTCGGCTCCACGGGCGAGTCCGCGACACTCAGCCACGACGAACACATCGAGGTCGTCGAATGCGTCGTCGGAGAGGTCGGCGACGAGGTGCCGATTATCGCGGGCTCCGGTTCGAACAACACCCGCGAGGCGCTCGACCTCTCGCAGCGCTCCGCCGACGCGGGCGCGGACGGCCTGCTCCTCATCTCGCCGTACTACAACAAGCCCGAACCGGCCGGGTTCGTCGAGCACTACCGGACGATTGCGGACGCGGTCGACCTCCCGCAGATCGTCTACAACGTCCCCTCGCGGACGGGGCGGAACATCCTACCCGACACGGCCGTCGAACTCGCGTCCCACCCGAACATCCAGGGGTACAAGGCCGCCAGCGGCGACCTCAACCAGATCTCCGAGGTCGTCGAGCGCACGCGCGACGAGGACTTCCAGGTCCTCTCGGGCGACGACGGTCTCACCCTCCCCGTCATCTCGGTCGGCGGGACGGGCACCATCAGCGTCGCGGCCAACATCGAGCCCGCGCAGACGGTGGCGATGGTCCACGCCGCGCTCAACGGCGACTACGAGCGGGCGCGTGAACTCCACCACCGCCTCGCGCCGCTGTTCCGTCAGCTGTTCGTCGAGACCAACCCCATCCCGGTGAAGGAGGCGATGGGCATCCGCGGGTACAGCGAACCGCACCTCCGTCTGCCGCTGACGCGGCTCTCGGAGGAGCACGTGGCGGACCTCGAACGGGTCCTCGACGACCTCGAACAGGAGCGGGTCGCCGCGGAGGCCGACCAGTGA
- a CDS encoding LabA-like NYN domain-containing protein yields the protein MTEIHPHQRVAVLVDAQNLYHSAHSLYSRNIDYSSLLDKAVSGRELVRAISYVIRADSPDEERFFDALVDIGFETKIKDIKTFGDGSKKADWDVGMSLDAVTLASHVDTMVLCTGDGDFSRLCSHLRHEGVRVEVMAFKESTADELVEATDAFLDLSERQDTFLL from the coding sequence ATGACCGAGATTCACCCACACCAGCGGGTCGCGGTGCTGGTCGACGCACAGAACCTCTATCACTCCGCTCACAGCCTCTACTCGCGGAACATCGACTACTCCAGCCTCCTCGACAAGGCCGTCTCCGGACGGGAACTGGTTCGCGCCATCTCCTACGTCATCCGCGCGGACTCGCCCGACGAGGAGCGATTCTTCGACGCGCTCGTCGACATCGGCTTCGAGACGAAGATCAAGGACATCAAGACGTTCGGCGACGGGTCGAAGAAGGCCGACTGGGACGTCGGGATGAGCCTCGACGCGGTCACGCTCGCCTCCCACGTCGACACCATGGTTCTCTGTACCGGCGACGGCGACTTCTCGCGGCTCTGTTCGCACCTCCGCCACGAGGGCGTCCGCGTCGAGGTGATGGCGTTCAAGGAGTCGACCGCCGACGAACTCGTCGAGGCGACCGACGCGTTCTTGGACCTCTCGGAGCGGCAGGACACCTTCCTCCTGTAA
- a CDS encoding PUA domain-containing protein, with protein sequence MTDADERDRRQLRTVADYQFGRGAGAALFPEAEALRIDRTSSGRPSQVHADAGRVVTYAVDGRFTLGVEGGRRLLAALDPPAYRVVVGEESEPFVRDGKNAFAKFVRDVDPRIRPGDEVVVVDESDALLAVGRAELSADAMADFGTGMAVKVRSGHAGPA encoded by the coding sequence ATGACAGACGCGGACGAGCGCGACCGCCGCCAACTCCGGACGGTCGCCGACTACCAGTTCGGCCGCGGTGCGGGTGCCGCGCTCTTTCCCGAGGCGGAGGCGCTCCGCATCGACCGGACGTCGAGCGGACGGCCCAGCCAGGTCCACGCCGACGCCGGACGGGTGGTCACCTACGCCGTCGACGGACGATTCACCCTCGGCGTCGAGGGTGGGCGACGGCTGCTCGCTGCGCTCGACCCACCCGCGTACCGCGTGGTCGTCGGCGAGGAGTCCGAACCGTTCGTCCGCGACGGCAAGAACGCCTTCGCGAAGTTCGTCCGCGACGTCGACCCGAGGATTCGACCCGGCGACGAGGTCGTCGTCGTGGACGAGTCGGACGCGCTGCTCGCTGTCGGCCGTGCCGAACTCTCCGCCGACGCGATGGCGGACTTCGGGACGGGTATGGCGGTAAAGGTCCGGTCGGGTCACGCTGGCCCGGCCTGA